DNA from Quercus lobata isolate SW786 chromosome 1, ValleyOak3.0 Primary Assembly, whole genome shotgun sequence:
TTTATGGTTACTTTTCTTTATATGTTCTTGCCTGCCATCCTCCATTTCTGCAATTTTATTGTGGGCTTTATATTGTCCAAAGTTATGTTTCTTCATAATCCAGAACACACAGTTTGGTTAGGCTATTTCACTATAGTAGTCTTtcaaatttcatcaatttacgcctcattccatttatttatattcttatGCTGAGATTTTGATGTGGTTTTCTTTTACTATGACTATACTCTTGAGCTTACAAGCAACTCAATGAATTTTCAGGTGTTTAAAGTGATACGGAGGCAAGATTGGTACAGGCCTGATGCTTTTCTGTATAAGGACTTGATTATTGCGTTAGCAAAGTGTCAGAAAATGGATGACGCAATGCAGTTGTGGGAAGACATGAGAAAGGAGAATTTGTTCCCTGATTCTCAAACATACACGGAAATGATAAGGGGGTTCTTGAGGCATGGATCTCCTGCTGATGCAATGAACATATATGAAGACATGACGAAGTCTCCAGAGCCCCCTGAGGAATTGCCATTCAGGATTTTGTTGAAGGGACTTCTTCCACATCCCCTTTTGAGAAATAGAGTCAAACAAGATTTTGAGGAGCTCTTTCCTGAACGGCATGTGTACGATCCTCCAGAAGAGATCTTTGGCTTACGCTGAGGTTTGCATTTGGTGTTTCCCCCCTTTTTTGGTAGTTAAAGATTTTGAGAGGAATCGATCCCCAGAAATGTCCCGCCACCAAGGATGGATGTGCTAGTTGGTCCAAAGACCATCGCTGCAATTGGTGCTTTGTTTTTGTATAATGtcttttttgagaatatatattgGCATATTTAGATAGAATGGTATCAAACTCCTttggatacaatttttttttatgtaaacgAAGCTCTTTATTGCTCAACGAGTAGGCAAGGGATTTATAGATAGTTCAACTTCTTTCTAGTTGAATTAAATCTAAGATGGTAGCTTGACATCTTAAAGGTCATAACTCTGTTATGGACCTGCTTGAGAGTAGAAATGGAATTTGATACCAACCAGAACCTGATTGACTTGGTGCCAGCCAAAAACCACCCACCTTATCAGGTTATCAAGATAATATATTGAAGATAATACATGAGCAGTTTAAAGATGTCTAGAAAATAAGCCAAGAAACAGATTCTGTAAAAGACTAAAAGTTGCTTCCTCTATTTCTTTAATAATAGTAGAAAAGGTACGCCCAAAGCTTTTACCATTTGGGGACAGCATTTTAGTACTTAATTGTCTTACCTCCGTGATATTCATCATTTATGATAAACAAATTCAATTGCTCcttaagatgataaaatattcGAAAATTTatattgaagaaaatattttctgctGCCTCTAAGATTGACCTCAAAATCTTAATTAACTGCTTCATGCTTCAGTCTTATGGTGGGCTCATGCTGGTTTATTACTCATGCAACTTTTTGTTGTCCTTTGAAGCGTGAGTGCATCACACTTATCAGCTTGGTTAAGTAAATGGTGGTCTGAAATTGATGACAGATAAATCGGTACTTCTCATGTATTCAACATGTAGCACTGGTTTGATCATTAAATGAAGCCAGAGCTTTCCTGTTCCAATTATTGCCCACATGCCTGTGTGTTAGCAATTTTCTATACTTTTATCTCATCTTGTAGTTTTATTAGTAAGAGCTTAAGCCAGTATAGTCTTGCATCGTGCTCTTTTAGTGGTCAGAGCTTGGATTATCAGACAGTTGGATTCATTTAGTATGCAGTATTGGTTTCTTCTTTTCTGAGGACATGATCAAAAttcatttgaagataaattagtatcttctttttctttttccttttattttcttcattagAGGGACTTCATTTTGGTTTCAGGGCTTGCTAGTTATCCCTCATATTATTGAAGAGCATGGTCAATCTGAACCAGTGAATGGTTGACCCtcattttataggaaaaaaggaaacaaGAGACGGGCAGTCGATGCACATAGATGAAGCATTGCTATATTTTAGAGCTCCTATATTTGGATTTCTGAGCTTCAAAACACCCCCCCTTTATGTGTGACTTTCTAAAGTTGTCATGTGTTGAAAGCCCCTAGTTTATGGATTTAATGGACCAACCCCGTCCTACATGGGCGGATAGTAATTACAAACAATTGAATTTGAATAGATGAATAGATTATCAATGCACCTCAAAAGCTCCTAGTCCATGGGTTTAATGAGCCAACCTCATCTTACATGGGTGGGTATCAATTATAAACAATTTACATATATATCAATGTATATATGCATGtgtgacaacttttttttttcacccaattatttatttatttattatttttaatttgagaatCGCTTGTGTGACCATTGTTGGCAATATTTGTGACATgaatatttcaaatctcaatttattttattatctgtATAGAATATAAAGCTAAAGTTTATTTGAACTTAAAATCCATAAACGTCCCTCCACACTTTTCCTAAGTTGAcaataaaatgaattaaaaattagCTATAAGTTGAGTGACAGACCACACAACCGTTAAGATCTATAACCATAATAGGGTCGTCAACGGGCCGGCCCGGCCCATTTTTACTTGGTCCATGGGCACAATGGGCTAGATATAATGGGTTATTAACTAGTTAACGGGCCAGATTGGGCTGAGCCGAAAGAGAAAACCTCAGCCTATGACCCTGTCCATGGGTAATGCCCATTTGGTCTTTAGCGAGGTGCGCTATCGGGTTGGGCCTAATGGGCTACCCATAGGCTTGTGTTagcatataattttattatttttataaggaaagaatcaatttttttataagggaataatcaatctatttttttaaaggaaagaattaaagaatttaatacttaattacaaattttttaacaatcaaatctatttaattttttgttttgttgatggaaacgtatttaattttttttatcaaggatttaaatagttttttatttttatctttaataaaaaaaatgtcaaatggttaattcaaatttgctagactactagaaaaatatatatttagtaaactaaATTTAGCATAATTACTTTGAGTATCTTAGTGGTTGAGGGAGTTCTCTTAAGAAATTCCTCTATAATATCTCAGGATCAATTTTTCATACacttcttatatatttttgttatgaattatgaGTTATTGGGTTGGGCCAACGGGTTAGGCCAATGGGCTAAGCAATAGGTTGGGCTACAAGGCTAGCCCACCGGGTACCTATGGGCATAAAAACTAGCTCACGACCTGAACCACTGGGCTAGTGGGCTACCTATGGGCCTCAATAACAACGGGCCGAGCCGCTCATTAGCCCGGTGGGCCGTCTGGTTTCTGGGTTGGGTTATGGGGCGTGGactatttgatgacccttaaaCCATATAGATCAAAAAGTTTAGGGGCACAGGACACAACTTTATGAATCTATCCTACTACTATATGCCTATTGATTTGTTAAACAAATGAATAATATGAAAAGCATTCTCTCCTTTCATCACTAATGGCCCTAGAGGTGTGCAAAAAACCAAGGAACCGAAAAAACTGCTTCAAACCGACCGAACCAATGCGAAAGTTTTAGTTCGGTTCGGTTTcgattttattatataaaaaaccaaaaatttcgaTTTGGTTTTTGGTGGCAAATTTTAATGCACCAAACCAGCTGAACCAAACcgaaatatattattatattatattttatattaaatatataatataaagtttGTAAATATTTGAGTTTGAGATATGCTTTGCATTAGGCCTCCCTTGGGCCTCCAtcgttttattttaaaacaattcACAATTGTGCCTTTTTTTGTTCAGTCATCAAATGATCCGGCCTATCTTAATAgcttttcaatgtttttgtggggcccggcccagaaatgatgggctattccaaattcaggcccgtccgaggagcgtcctgtccgaagagaaactacgtatgaagcattactcaatcccaataaacgccaaggaaacctgtccgaggagtaacacCTCCTCGGACCTCACAAAGCCCAGACGAGGAgttctccccagccacttcagttcatcctcccaacatataaaatgaataaaatccaaaatatcccatggagagctaccaccacattaattgcgccccaaccaccctcttggccgcattaatgaggaaatgacccctgaacagtaccgccttggcctctgcaactcacatagggagagatgaaggcgtctgatgggacagccactcaagtaggtgcttagatggtcaacaagtgtagggttgagatgagagaagggagctatataatgtagtggagtcccttagagaaggggacgaaaaattctgtatgaggaactagAGAAATAAACTTacacgtgagagatccattttcgtgtctttattttctgcaatcatattgcccatgcatcagactgaatagactcgctgaggctaagttctttaacccatcctctacaaatatttattgtgggttgcgctttgggccagggcctgatcaatcaAATTTGgaccaggaaaatcgtgcaactacaattggcgctgtctgtaGGGAGAACTAgagcatcagctagcacaacggtcaagcatggcagaactaggtccgcaccaggagaatcctcaccaggctgactcccaacagacacaacccgccgagtcccagaggcaaaataaccccgtcaacccaggccacaggggaaatcgtgagggaagtgtgcatattatccagacaagccagagtcacactcagacaggtagtcacgtgtcccagaagcgaaatagtcaccaggccatgcaacgagagatagatgatctaaagaggaagctacgacgagcacagcgaaggcgatctccttcagactcagacaagtcctttaatgcggaggatgtgagttaccgacggaggtcaaggacccccccaagtgaaacctttacctacgaaaaggaaccacgccctgtgtggaagtatgagagcacatctagtaagggttcgggaaacgacgccatgaagaaggcgttggatcaggtttcaaggtcccccttcacgtatagaatcgAAGGGGCTGAGCTGCCccgacggttcaaccaaccagcattcgccatctacagcggtcgatcagacccggtagagcatgtgagtcaatttaaccaaaagatggcgatctactcgcaaaatgaggcccttatgtgtaaaatcttcccgtccagcttgggatcaatggcgatgaggtggttcaacggtctaaagacaaattccataagctcttacaagcagctcactcaggatttctgctctcgctttatcactaacaccagagtccccaggcccctcggttcgctattgtccttgtccatgcacgagggagagactctgaaagcatactccgatagatactgggaagtatataatgacctggatgataaccacgatgctgtcgctatcagtacattcaaaagcggcctccccaccgaccatggcttaaggaaatccctcactggtaaaccggttgccaacgttgatcagttgagggataggatagacaagtacaaaagagtggaggaagatcagctgcaagggagggggaaggagaaggttatccaccccaaagcaaatgatttcaggtcggaacggcacaatcatggtcagccgaggagagatttttcgcgacaggctgggcagagtaatccgcaaacagtgaatgccatattcagagagcccgtacaacaggtactggagaaagtaagagatgaaccctatttcaggtggccgggaaagatggctggagaaccttccaaacgtaaccagaacttgtactgccactatcatcaagaccatgggcacactactgaggactgcaggaatctgtggaatcatctggatcagttggtccgagaaggaaagttacgtcacctgctgcacccgtCGAGCGGCCACAccggccaagcaacacaagagcctcgaaaggacgtgaccttaagaccacccaccgggacgatacatgtcatcttcgctgcaccaggaagaacgggaccacccatccccagggtgttagccgttgatcggctcccctccgggagcaggcagagggaacacaaaaggtcaaaaagGGGAAGttctttgatactggggttctcggattaggataagagaggaactattcaacctcacgatgatgccttggtggtcactctgaggattgggggctttgacgtgaaaagggtgttggtggattcgggaagtgcagtagagataatgtaccctgatctatacaaggggctgaacttgaaaccagaagatttggcagtttatgactccccccttcttagcttcgagggaagaatggttacgccaaaaggacaaatccgactacccatacagactgggacggaggtggtggaagtgaattttatcgtcgtcgacgtttattcaccctacaccgcgatagtcgccaggccatggatccacgccctggaagccgtaacctccacacttcatcagaaggtgaaatacccatccaaaggacaagtggaagagatccgaggagatcaggccgtatccaggcagtgtatggtggccgccgtcttacatcggccccatgccgagtcctcggcccctgaaagtttatagcaatcagccgcctcggcagagcaagACAACGAactggccgaggagatagggtgtgaaagtttagataaaatcgctgtcaacgacgacccggagaagttctttctggtcggctcggaattgccctctcaagaaaaggaggaactggtcggatttcttagagaaaatgtcgacgtgttcgcatgggaagcctacgacgccccgggcgtcgatcccagccttatttgtcaccacctgaacgtcaacccctcttccactccgaagaagcagccaccccgacgcccttcaaaggaacatgctagtgccgtaaaagacgaagtggcaaagctaaaaagagcgggggctatcaaagaggtcttttacccagagtggctagcaaacacggtggtggtaaagaagaagacagggaaatggagggtctgcgtagacttcacggacctgaacaaggcatgcccaaaggacccattccccctaccccgaattgatcgattggtggatgcaaccgtggggcaccctcgaatgagcttcctggacgccttccaaggctatcatcagataccccttgcgctagaggaccaagagaaaacggctttcatgacgcccatcggaaactatcattacaaggtgatgccgtttgggctaaagaacgcaggctcaacctaccaaagaatgatgactcggatgtttgaaccacaactgggcaagatcattgaggtttatatagatgatatggtcaTCAAGAGTAGAAGggcgtccgagcacgtgaaggacctcggaacaatcttcaccatattaagggagcaccggttgcggctgaatgcctccaaatgttcattcggggtcgggtctgggaaattcctagggtatatggtcacccacaggggaatagaagtaagtcccgatcaaatcaaagccattaacagcctacaggctcctcggaatccgaaggaagtacagaagctcactggtatgattgcggcattgaaccggttcatatcgagatcggcggatcgatgtcggcctttctacctcctgataaacaagtggaaagagtttgcatggtcggaggattgcgttcaggctttccagcaacttaaagactacctgtcccgaccacccatcatgtccagccctgaggcggatgaggtgctgtttgcctacatcgccgtagctccccacgctgtaagcctggtactgatacgggatgataatggggtgcagcgaccggtgtactatgtgagcaaatcactacatgaggccgaggtgcgatacctacctttagaaaaggcaattctggcaatagtgcatgcaacccgaaaacttcctcattactttcaggcgcacacggtcatcgttctgactcagcttcccctccgagcagtgcttcgaagcgctgactatacaggaaggatcgccatgtggagtgcgctcttgggagcctttgatataaaatatatgcccagatcctccatcaaagggcaggtcctcgcagacttggtagcggagtttgctgagccctccatagaaacaataaccgagaagagggacatggatgggaagtcggttggtgcgatctcaacagggaggaacacgcattggaaggtctacgtagatggcgcagccaaccagagagggtcaggagttgggatagttttaatatccccggacggtgctgccattgaaaaatcattaaggctcggattctcggctacgaacaatgaagccgaatacgaagccttacttcaagggatgacgatggttcaaaggttGGGCGGAAAAATgatagaagcgttctcggactccagactggtagtcggacaggtgatgggtgagctggaagcccgagatactaggatgcaagagtatctgggacaagtcaagcggctgcagacgaattttgagtccttcaatctgacacacatttccaggagtggcaacacccatgcggactcgctggccactctcgccacgtcctcggcacataatctgccgcgagtgatcctggttgaagatctagcccaggcaagtcccatcagtagaggccctgccagagtccaccagatcagaaagagtcacagctggatggatcccataaagaacttcctgcaaaacgacgtcttgccggaagaaaaattggaagccgagaagatacgaaggaatgctcctcggttttggctgtcagaggaccacaaactatatcggcgctcctattctggaccgtacctactctgcgtacacccagaagaatccgaatctctgcttgaggagttacacgaggggatttgtggaagtcataccggagggagatcgctggcacacagggcacttacccaggggtactggtggccgaacatgcagagagaggcccaagaatacgctaagaagtgcgatcagtgccaaagattcgccccgaatatccaccaacccggaggagttcttaaccccctctcgagtccatggccgttcgcacaatggggccttgatctagTTGGGCCCTTCCCCAAGGCCGtagggaacaagcgatacataatagtcggaacggactacttcactaaatgggtggaggctgaaccattggccaacattagggacgtcgacgcccaaaaattcatctggaagaacatcatcacccgcttcgggaccccgcgtacactcatttccgacaatggtctgcagttcgacagtaaaaactttagggagtattgccgcgagtttggaatcatcaaccgatattccacccccgcctaccctcagggaaatggacaggtcgaagccgtgaacaaggtcatagtgaacggaatgaagaagaggttggacgaggcgaaggggagatgggtagaagaactcccccatgtcttatggacttatcggacaacgccgcgacgatcgaccggtgagacccccttctcgatgacttacggggctgaggccgtgctctcgattgagaacaactttcccacactgaggtctagatcgtttaccccaagcgataacgacgagttattggaacggagtctggacctagacgaagaaagaagggaaaaagcgatgattcatgtggcctattatcaccagaagctgagacaagggtatgatgctaacgtcaaaccacggcctctagggccaggtgatctcgtaatgaggaagattcttggcagcgcaaagaacccctttggggcaagttggggcccaattgggagggaccataccgtgtcacatccgtggccggaataggcgcctactacctagaagatttagatgaaaaagctgtacctcgaccatggaatgtaaataacctcagaagatattattattaatgagaatggcttagcacacgttttctttcatgattatccgctgcttgctgggctgctgacaactattcatagttttaaacagaacccaagtcctgcatggctcctcggaccacagacttgggggaaattattactcatataagttttaaacagaacctagtcctgcatggctccacagaccacagactaaggggaaattaatacttaaggcaactattcatagttttaaacagaacccaagtcctgtatggctccttggaccacagacttgggggaaattattactaatataagttttaaacagaacctagtcctgcatggctccacgaaccactaggggtgtccacgggtcgggtcgggtcggttttGGACCCAACCCGAACCCGACTCGCCGGCGTCGGGTGAAAGGCGGAGGGACCCGAAACCGACCGCCGGCGTCACTCGGTCGAGTCGGTTTTGGGTTCGGGTGGTGTTCGGGTGGGTCGGTCGGTGTTGAGAGTCGCCGGATCCTGCAAACGTCGCCGGATTCTCCTCGAATGTCGCCGGAATCTCATCGAATGTCGTCGGAATCTGCAAAAATCCAGTAgatctacaccaaaaatcgcCGAAATTAGCCTGGATCTCCTCGAATCTCGCCGGATCTCACCAAATATGGTCCAAATCTCGCTTGGATCTCCTCAAATGTAGCCGGATCTCACCAAATCTCGCTCGAATTCGCCGGATCTCACCCAATCTCGCTTGAATGTCGCCGGATATTGCCAGATTTATATATAACGTCGGTCGGGTCGGGTGgctcgggttttggagaagaaaacccGCCACTCGACCGCCGGCGTCGGGTCTTGGGGTCAGAAACCCGTCACCGACCGTTGGAGTGGTCGGTTCGGACGGTTGCCGGTTCGGGTTCGGGCGGGTTGGTCGGATTGGTAGGGTTACGGGTTGGGTTGGACACCCctacggaccacagactaaggggaaattaatacttaaggcaactattcatagttttaaacagaacccaagtcctgcatggctcctcggaccacagacttgggggaaattattactaatataagttttaaacagaacctagtgctacatggctccacggaccacagactaaggggaaattaatacttaaggcaactattcatagttttaaacagaacccaagtcctgcatggctctcggaccacagacttgggggaaattattactaatataagttttaaacagaacctagtcctgcatggctccacggaccacagactaaggggaaattaatacttaaggcaactattcatagttttaaacagaacccaagtcctgcatggctcctcggaccacagacttgggggaaattattactaatataagttttaaacagaacctagtcctgcatggctccacggaccacagactaaggggaaattaatacttaaggcaactattcatagttttaaacagaacccaagtcctgcatggctcctcggaccacagacttgggggaaattattactcatataagttttaaacagaacctagtcctgcatggctccacggaccacagactaaggggaaattaatacttaaggcaactattcatagttttaaacagaacccaagtcctgcatggctcctcggaccacagacttgggagaaattattacttataagttttaaacagaacctagtcctgcatggctccacggaccacagactaaggggaaattaatacttaagacaactattcatactttaaacagaacctaagtcctgcatggctcctcgggccacagacttgggggaaattattgctTATGGTAGATTGggagaaattattacttataagttttaaacagaacctagtcctgcatggctccacggaccacagactaaggggaaattgatacttaagacaactat
Protein-coding regions in this window:
- the LOC115985678 gene encoding protein THYLAKOID ASSEMBLY 8-like, chloroplastic, with protein sequence MATRAFSRLKTPICTSILIRNLTRTSIIHHSLPLKPKVPALEPDYCKPICGVKLYHDGRPRGPLWRGKKLIGKEALFVILGLKRFKDDEEKLEKFIKTHVLRLLKMDLIAVLSELERQEEVALAVKVFKVIRRQDWYRPDAFLYKDLIIALAKCQKMDDAMQLWEDMRKENLFPDSQTYTEMIRGFLRHGSPADAMNIYEDMTKSPEPPEELPFRILLKGLLPHPLLRNRVKQDFEELFPERHVYDPPEEIFGLR